In Bacillota bacterium, the following proteins share a genomic window:
- a CDS encoding MmgE/PrpD family protein encodes AAGKVLGLDDVEMSWALGNAGTQASGLWQFREDGAMSRPLHAAKAATGGLLAALMAKRGFSGPVRILEGEKGFLKATSSEPALEALTDGLGERYRICEVSMKPYPSCKHSHAQADAALEIAAEPGFDPDRVRAVRIRTYGAAIEVAGGGGRYPRSPREARRCSPYCVAVALRKGRLGLRDFRPDAIRLNDYAKRLVSNTTLEAGDEFDAEYPKKRGAEVEVTMDDGTTLSSSVMLPRRGPGNPTSLGDVCGKAVELAETALPHEQAASLIRRVADVRGAKDVSTLFDI; translated from the coding sequence CCGCCGCGGGCAAGGTCCTCGGCCTGGACGACGTCGAGATGTCCTGGGCGCTGGGGAACGCGGGCACGCAGGCTTCGGGCCTCTGGCAGTTTCGCGAGGACGGCGCGATGTCAAGGCCCCTGCACGCGGCGAAGGCGGCGACGGGCGGCCTCCTGGCGGCCCTCATGGCCAAGCGGGGGTTCAGCGGGCCTGTGCGGATCCTCGAGGGAGAGAAAGGCTTCCTGAAGGCGACGTCATCCGAGCCCGCCCTCGAAGCGCTCACGGACGGGTTGGGCGAGAGATACCGGATTTGCGAGGTGTCGATGAAGCCCTATCCCTCGTGCAAGCACTCGCACGCCCAGGCGGACGCCGCCCTGGAGATCGCGGCCGAGCCCGGCTTCGACCCCGACAGGGTCCGGGCCGTCAGAATTCGCACCTACGGGGCGGCCATCGAGGTTGCGGGCGGGGGTGGGAGGTACCCGCGCTCTCCGCGCGAAGCAAGGCGGTGCTCCCCGTACTGCGTCGCCGTGGCGCTTCGGAAGGGGCGTCTTGGGCTGCGCGACTTCCGTCCGGATGCGATAAGGCTCAACGACTACGCGAAGAGGCTTGTCTCCAACACGACCCTCGAGGCCGGGGACGAATTCGACGCCGAGTACCCCAAGAAGCGGGGCGCTGAAGTCGAGGTCACCATGGACGACGGCACGACGCTGTCTTCATCAGTCATGCTCCCGAGGAGGGGTCCCGGGAACCCCACGTCGCTGGGGGACGTGTGCGGCAAGGCGGTGGAGCTCGCAGAGACTGCCTTGCCCCACGAGCAAGCGGCAAGCCTCATCCGGCGGGTTGCTGACGTGCGGGGCGCGAAAGACGTGAGCACCTTGTTCGACATCTAG
- a CDS encoding helix-turn-helix transcriptional regulator: MRIQRNLSLREAAEKVGISHTYLSALEKGHDARTGRPVNPSTKTLVRIANGYGIPVEDLLRLASHEGVEESADVEAVARSLQTLEPEDREVILYLIKRLHGG; this comes from the coding sequence ATGCGAATCCAAAGAAACCTGAGCCTCCGAGAGGCGGCCGAGAAGGTCGGAATCAGCCACACTTATCTCAGCGCACTCGAAAAGGGGCATGACGCGCGCACCGGCAGGCCTGTGAATCCTTCAACAAAGACACTGGTGCGCATAGCAAACGGGTACGGAATACCCGTGGAGGATCTACTCAGACTGGCTAGCCACGAAGGGGTAGAGGAATCCGCTGACGTCGAGGCGGTTGCCCGGAGCCTGCAGACCCTTGAACCCGAGGACCGCGAGGTGATCCTTTACCTGATCAAGAGGCTACATGGCGGCTAA